A portion of the Zymoseptoria tritici IPO323 chromosome 8, whole genome shotgun sequence genome contains these proteins:
- a CDS encoding proteasome core particle subunit alpha 4 — protein sequence MASGYDRALSVFSPDGHVFQVEYALEAVKRGTCAVAVKGADVVVLGCEKRSALKLQDTRITPSKISMVDTHVCLAFAGLNADARILVDKARLEAQSHRLTVEDPVSIEYITKYVAGVQQRYTQSGGVRPFGISTLIVGFDPGSKEARLYQTEPSGIYSAWKANAIGRSSKTVREFLERNHKDAMPRDDTIELTIKSLLEVVQTGAKNIEIAIMAPGKGVEMLAGEEIEKIVEKINTEKDAAAEANASRRGGARGAAAAGDASSADGAAQVLANRPAGGAE from the exons ATGGCCAGCGGCTACGACCGCGCcctctccgtcttctcccCCGATGGCCACGTCTTTCAGGTCGAATATGCTCTCGAAGCCGTCAAGCGCGGCACCTGCGCCGTAGCAGTCAAGGGCGCCGACGTCGTCGTTCTAGGCTGCGAGAAGCGATCCGCCCTCAAACTCCAAGACACCCGCATCACTCCTTCCAAGATCAGCATGGTCGACACCCACGTCTGCCTCGCCTTCGCCGGTCTCAACGCCGATGCACGCATTCTCGTCGACAAAGCTCGTCTCGAAGCGCAATCACATCGTCTCACTGTGGAGGATCCCGTCAGCATTGAGTACATCACCAAATATGTGGCCGGCGTGCAACAGCGATACACCCAGAGTGGAGGAGTGCGGCCGTTTGGCATCTCCACGCTCATCGTGGGTTTCGATCCTGGCAGCAAGGAGGCCAGACTATACCAGACCGAGCCATCAGGCATCTACTCCGCATG GAAAGCCAACGCCATCGGCCGCTCCTCCAAAACCGTCCGCGAATTCCTCGAACGCAATCACAAAGACGCCATGCCTCGCGACGACACAATCGAGCTGACCATCAAGTCCCTCCTTGAAGTCGTGCAGACCGGAGCCAAGAACATCGAGATCGCCATCATGGCACCAGGCAAGGGCGTGGAGATGCTGGCGGGTgaggagattgagaagaTTGTGGAGAAGATCAACACGGAGAAGGATGCTGCTGCGGAGGCGAACGCGAGCCGGAGAGGAGGTGCTAGAggtgctgcggcggcgggtGATGCGAGCAGTGCGGATGGTGCGGCGCAAGTGCTGGCAAACAGACCTGCTGGCGGCGCGGAGTAG
- a CDS encoding putative major facilitator superfamily transporter (MFS-MDR transporter belonging to the DHA2 subfamily. These type of MFS transporters are implicated in MDR and secretion of fungal secondary metabolites.): MTSLSPLREYLLIAILSTTQALQEASLGIVIAALHPIGESFGVPDDSGQQSWFAASYALTVGTFILPAGRWGDVYGYKTMLLIGWAWFAVWSVITGVSVYSGEVIFFDVCRALQGIGPALIIPNAVAIIGRMYPEESLRKNIVFGLYGSLAPAGFVFGCLLGSLFGQLSWWPWAFWTLSFLCLAMAVATIFVVPASLSSRPDRHISAAELDLIGTALSVTGLILVNFAWNQAYVVGWAVPYNGALLGVGVLLLVAFGWWEARAEHPLIPAKYFNVEATLTLVVLCVGFASFGLWNFYYFRFSQDVRGYSPLAVTAQNVPIIPSGALAAVCTGYLLNRFGASFVLTYAMIAIAIGSILLATAPVDETYWARTFVSMVVVPWGVDATFPASTILLANAFPQKYQGSAASIVNTLANYSISLGLGFAGTVERNLNPDGTMLLKGYRGAFYLGIGLAVLGLVIAASFWVSDLVNAKGRAKKDSSTESGSEKGQVIGSAEGCP; the protein is encoded by the exons ATGACATCGCTATCCCCTCTCCGAGAATACCTTCTCATCGCAATCCTCAGCACAACGCAAGCCCTCCAAGAAGCCAGTCTAGGAATCGTCATCGCCGCTCTCCATCCCATAGGCGAGTCCTTCGGGGTGCCCGACGACAGCGGTCAGCAGAGCTGGTTCGCGGCATCGTATGCCTTGACTGTAGGCACCTTCATTCTACCCGCAGGCCGGTGGGGAGATGTGTACGGGTATAAAACTATGTTGTTGATCGGGTGGGCGTGGTTTGCGGTTTGGAGCGTTATCACTGGAGTTAGTGT ATATTCGGGAGAagtcatcttcttcgacgtCTGTCGAGCATTACAGGGAATTGGACCCGCGCTGATCATACCCAATGCCGTGGCCATCATAGGACGAATGTACCCCGAAGAAAGTCTGAGGAAGAATATCGTGTTTGGGTTATACGGATCACTAGCCCCTGCCGGCTTCGTCTTTGGATGCTTGCTAGGCTCGCTCTTCGGTCAGCTCTCCTGGTGGCCTTGGGCGTTCTGGACATTGAGCTTTCTCTGCCTGGCCATGGCTGTCGCCACTATCTTCGTGGTGCCGGCTTCACTATCCTCTCGTCCGGATCGACATATCTCCGCTGCTGAACTCGATCTCATCGGAACAGCATTGAGCGTGACCGGCCTGATTCTGGTCAACTTCGCCTGGAACCAAGCCTACGTGGTAGGATGGGCAGTACCATACAACGGCGCTCTTCTCGGTGTCggcgtcctcctccttgtcGCCTTCGGCTGGTGGGAAGCCCGAGCTGAACACCCTCTCATCCCAGCAAAATACTTCAACGTCGAAGCGACTCTCACGCTCGTCGTGCTCTGCGTCGGCTTTGCTTCGTTCGGGCTGTGGAATTTCTACTACTTCCGTTTCTCCCAGGATGTGCGTGGATACTCGCCGTTGGCCGTGACGGCGCAGAATGTGCCCATTATTCCTTCGGGAGCGCTCGCGGCGGTCTGTACTGGGTATTTGTTGAATCGCTTTGGAGCCAGTTTCGTACTCACGTATGCCATGATTGCTATTGCGATTGGCTCGATCTTGCTTGCGACGGCACCTGTTGATGAGACGTACTGGGCGAGGACGTTTGTCTCAATGGTTGTTGTGCCGTGGGGAGTT GACGCAACGTTTCCGGCCAGCACAATTCTTCTGGCGAATGCTTTTCCGCAGAAATATCAAGGCTCGGCGGCGTCAATCGTCAATACCCTTGCCAACTACTCGATCTCGCTTGGTCTCGGCTTTGCCGGCACCGTCGAGAGAAATCTGAACCCCGACGGCACGATGCTGCTGAAAGGCTATCGTGGAGCATTCTACCTGGGCATCGGACTTGCCGTGCTCGGACTCGTGATCGCGGCGTCGTTCTGGGTGTCGGATTTGGTCAATGCGAAAGGGAGAGCCAAGAAGGACTCATCGACGGAGAGTGGTTCAGAGAAGGGTCAAGTGATCGGGAGTGCTGAAGGCTGTCCTTGA